A region of Thermovibrio ammonificans HB-1 DNA encodes the following proteins:
- a CDS encoding sensor histidine kinase, translating into MKVRAEIKLLVLLTLILSLGLSVVNLVALSNYKRQILEKIDSEVELYKLAVDYGVSLKLPPYIVISPKPPGERWSVAGKVNDEFFFVNEDYVQSELRRFAFYLFIWEVPIVVLTILVAYKTVTLFIKREKEAKELVKTFFLLFTHKLGNFLSLNKINLEILEMKCPNEKALSRIKQAYSILESDFKKSLNYISTFEEDAEKENVDIGPILEKLALKYHSLFPDKKLELVLPHFTVKAKRREVESIFQILIENAFKYSRSFVKISLNFEGSKPIIEIENDPGITTPGSGIGLKLAHFLAERLNWKLEVIPGRKLFKVRVYVK; encoded by the coding sequence ATGAAAGTAAGGGCAGAGATAAAACTTTTAGTTCTCCTGACGCTTATCCTCTCTTTGGGCCTTTCCGTTGTTAACCTCGTTGCCCTTTCAAACTATAAAAGGCAGATTCTCGAGAAGATAGACTCGGAAGTTGAGCTATACAAGCTCGCCGTAGATTACGGAGTCTCCCTCAAGCTCCCGCCCTATATCGTTATATCCCCTAAGCCCCCCGGGGAGAGGTGGAGCGTTGCGGGCAAGGTGAACGATGAGTTTTTCTTCGTGAACGAAGATTACGTTCAGAGTGAGCTTCGCCGCTTTGCCTTTTACCTGTTTATATGGGAAGTTCCAATAGTGGTTCTTACCATTCTCGTAGCCTACAAAACGGTTACCCTCTTTATAAAGCGGGAAAAGGAGGCCAAGGAGCTGGTCAAAACCTTTTTCCTGCTTTTTACCCATAAACTGGGGAATTTTTTGTCATTAAACAAAATAAACCTTGAGATACTTGAGATGAAGTGCCCTAACGAGAAGGCTCTGTCCAGAATTAAGCAGGCGTATTCGATACTGGAGAGCGATTTTAAAAAAAGTTTGAATTATATCTCAACTTTTGAAGAGGATGCAGAGAAAGAGAACGTAGATATCGGCCCGATTTTAGAGAAACTTGCCCTAAAGTATCACTCGCTTTTTCCGGATAAAAAACTGGAGCTTGTTTTACCCCATTTTACTGTTAAGGCAAAACGGAGAGAAGTGGAGAGTATCTTTCAAATACTGATAGAAAATGCATTTAAATACTCGAGGAGTTTTGTAAAAATTTCTTTAAACTTTGAGGGTTCTAAGCCGATTATAGAGATTGAAAACGACCCAGGGATAACTACACCCGGAAGCGGAATAGGGCTGAAGCTGGCCCATTTCCTTGCAGAAAGGCTAAACTGGAAGCTGGAGGTTATACCGGGGAGGAAGCTCTTTAAGGTAAGGGTTTACGTTAAGTAG